The genomic interval AGAACAGGAAGCCGGTGGAGGCGACCCGCTCCAGCCGCCCCAGCGCCTCCAGGAGCGCGTCGCCCTCCACCCGCCCTCGCTCGCTGGTCGCGGTGAGTGCCCGCAGCATCGTCCAGAAGGAGGCGTGGGAACGGCCGGGCCGGAAATACCGGATCCCCGTCGCCGGGTCCCCGTAGAGCACCGCGCCAACCCGGTCCTGGCTGCTGGTGGCGGCCCAGCCGAGGAGCGCCGCGGCCCGCGCGGCCTGCACGCACTTGAAGGTCCCGCGGGTTCCGAAGTGCATGTGCGGACCGGCGTCGACGCAGAGCACCACCGAGCGCTCGCGCTCCTCGCGAAAGACCTTCAGGTGGGGAACGCCGGTGCGGGCAGTGACCCGCCAGTCCATGTTCCGGATCTCATCGCCTTCCCGGTACTCGCGGGTCTCCTCGTAGTCCATCCCCTGGCCCCGGAAGACGGAGGCATAGAGGCCGCTCAACGGGGAGCCCACGCGGTGGCGCGAGGCGAGACCGATGGCGTGCGCGCGGTGGCGCAGCTCGAAGAGGTCGTCCAGGTGGGGCCGCAGGCTCATGTCTGTCGCAGTATACGGCAGGGGGTTCAGGCCCGCGGTCGCCCCGCCTAGGGAACGGCCACGACCTCGAGCAGCCGGCGGATGAAGTCGTCGGTGGTGACGCCGTCGGCCTCGGCCTCGAAGGTCAGCAGCAGCCGGTGGCGCAGCACGTCGGGGGCGACCTTCTGGACGTGGTGGGGGGAGACGTACTCGTCGCCGTTCATCCAGGCCAGCGCCCGGGCACAGCGGGCGAGCGCGATGCTCGC from Gammaproteobacteria bacterium carries:
- a CDS encoding DUF58 domain-containing protein, with product MSLRPHLDDLFELRHRAHAIGLASRHRVGSPLSGLYASVFRGQGMDYEETREYREGDEIRNMDWRVTARTGVPHLKVFREERERSVVLCVDAGPHMHFGTRGTFKCVQAARAAALLGWAATSSQDRVGAVLYGDPATGIRYFRPGRSHASFWTMLRALTATSERGRVEGDALLEALGRLERVASTGFLFFVIGDLNRDPAVLGLSLGHLAQRNDVVLVPVDDPADRDLPNVGRAVFQAPDGTRVEADTHGERGRRQYRARWETRREGLRTLGRRLGIPVLPVSTGDDVEQVLADGLRRRRRVGRYAAA